Proteins found in one SAR202 cluster bacterium genomic segment:
- a CDS encoding LLM class flavin-dependent oxidoreductase: MFYGAHLPIIDLTGESRFTARRIGEYARASESLGYETLAVTDRLVFSRPFYDGLTALSAAAGHTERVKLATSIIIAPARHPVVLAKSAATLDALSGGRFILGAGPGSLADDHRAAGLNFGERWRRFEESILAMKALWRREDFKGRFYNVEGVDIAVPNVRKGGPPVYIGSWGSEVGLRRTARVADGWLASAYNTDPPRFAESWGRLRGFLKEAGKDASAFPNALSTSYFYITEDPSVRVEMVRSIFAKMLPRPEEDLLRRLLIGGAEQVAERLSAYKAAGLQQVFLWPVRDEVKQLEMFMKRVAPRVG, from the coding sequence ATGTTCTATGGCGCACATCTGCCAATCATCGACCTGACGGGCGAGTCGCGGTTCACGGCGCGGCGAATCGGGGAATACGCGCGGGCGTCGGAGTCGCTGGGGTATGAGACGCTGGCGGTGACGGACCGGCTGGTGTTCTCGCGGCCCTTTTACGACGGGCTGACGGCGCTGTCGGCGGCGGCGGGGCACACAGAGCGCGTGAAGCTGGCGACGTCCATAATCATTGCGCCGGCGAGGCATCCGGTGGTGCTGGCGAAGTCGGCGGCGACGCTGGACGCGCTGTCGGGAGGGCGGTTCATCCTGGGGGCGGGGCCTGGCTCCCTGGCGGACGACCACCGCGCGGCGGGGCTGAATTTTGGAGAGCGGTGGAGGCGGTTTGAGGAGTCGATACTGGCGATGAAGGCCTTGTGGCGGCGGGAGGACTTCAAGGGGCGATTTTATAACGTCGAAGGTGTAGATATAGCGGTGCCGAATGTGCGGAAGGGCGGGCCGCCGGTGTACATCGGGTCGTGGGGGTCGGAGGTGGGCCTGAGGCGGACGGCGCGGGTGGCCGACGGGTGGCTGGCGTCGGCGTATAACACGGACCCGCCGAGGTTCGCCGAGTCGTGGGGGAGGCTGCGGGGGTTTCTGAAGGAGGCGGGAAAGGATGCGTCGGCGTTTCCAAACGCGCTGTCGACCTCATATTTCTATATAACGGAGGACCCGTCAGTGCGGGTCGAGATGGTGCGGAGTATTTTCGCCAAGATGCTGCCGCGGCCGGAGGAGGACTTGCTGCGTCGATTGCTTATTGGTGGGGCGGAGCAGGTGGCGGAGCGGCTGTCGGCGTACAAGGCGGCGGGCTTGCAGCAGGTGTTCCTGTGGCCGGTGAGGGACGAGGTGAAGCAGTTGGAGATGTTTATGAAGCGGGTGGCGCCTAGGGTGGGGTAG